One window from the genome of Bacillus kexueae encodes:
- the asnB gene encoding asparagine synthase (glutamine-hydrolyzing), whose product MCGIAGWVHMKDPLTNRKDSVSKMTETLTKRGPDDTNVWMKEHVIFGHKRLVVVDPEGGKQPMERVKGTASYTICYNGELYNTEDIRAELTKRGYSFSGHSDTEVLLTAYIEWKAQCVDYLNGIFAFAIWDETEKSVFIARDRLGVKPLFYANEGPSLLFGSEIKAILAHPDMKTIIGHAGLMDVFGVGPSRTPGSGVFKGVKELRPAHAMLFNQEGLKIWRYWNVESKKHADSFDETVEKVRFLLTDAVTRQLVSDVPLCTFLSGGVDSSAITAIAANAFKREGKGRLHTYSIDYEGNAEHFKANEFQPNSDGTFIQKMSETFHTVHHNRVITQKTLVDHLEEAVHVRDLPGMADVDSSLLWFCREIKKDFVVSLSGECADEIFGGYPWFHRQEDLARDGFPWMRSTDERIKLFSEQWRKKLPLKEYGMEKLKETLAETPLLDGESEAETARRQLFYMNMIWFMTTLLDRKDRMSMGASLEVRVPFADHRLVEYVWNIPWEMKMHGNREKGILRKALEGLLPDEVLYRKKSPYPKTHHPIYTKYVLQWLESILAKKDSVLHELFDRQALMKLMETEGKAFQKPWFGQLMTGPQLLAFLAQVHVWFESYRIDLE is encoded by the coding sequence ATGTGCGGTATTGCTGGATGGGTTCATATGAAAGACCCATTAACAAATCGAAAAGATTCCGTATCAAAAATGACCGAGACGTTAACGAAGCGGGGACCGGATGATACGAATGTTTGGATGAAGGAACATGTCATCTTCGGACATAAGCGGCTTGTCGTCGTAGACCCAGAAGGTGGCAAGCAGCCGATGGAGCGGGTGAAAGGGACGGCTTCTTATACGATTTGTTACAATGGTGAGCTTTACAACACAGAAGACATTCGAGCAGAACTAACGAAAAGGGGATATTCCTTTTCTGGGCATTCGGATACGGAAGTGTTACTGACTGCCTATATCGAGTGGAAAGCACAATGTGTCGATTATTTAAATGGCATCTTCGCTTTTGCTATTTGGGACGAAACGGAAAAAAGTGTATTCATCGCAAGAGATCGTCTCGGTGTAAAGCCGTTATTCTACGCCAATGAAGGACCTTCGTTATTATTTGGTTCTGAAATTAAAGCGATTCTTGCCCATCCCGATATGAAAACGATCATTGGTCACGCTGGTTTAATGGATGTGTTTGGAGTGGGACCTTCCAGAACGCCAGGGTCGGGAGTATTTAAAGGCGTAAAAGAGCTTCGTCCCGCACATGCCATGCTTTTTAATCAAGAAGGGCTAAAAATTTGGCGTTATTGGAATGTCGAAAGCAAAAAGCATGCTGATTCGTTCGATGAAACAGTAGAAAAGGTTCGCTTTTTACTTACCGATGCAGTGACAAGACAGCTTGTGTCCGACGTACCGTTATGTACGTTTCTATCAGGTGGTGTGGACTCAAGTGCTATTACAGCGATTGCAGCAAATGCGTTTAAACGGGAAGGAAAAGGAAGGCTACACACGTATTCAATCGATTATGAAGGGAATGCTGAACATTTTAAAGCGAATGAGTTCCAGCCGAATTCAGACGGCACCTTCATCCAGAAAATGAGCGAAACGTTTCATACGGTTCATCACAATCGTGTGATTACACAAAAAACGTTAGTCGATCATTTAGAAGAAGCCGTACACGTGCGGGATTTACCAGGTATGGCGGACGTTGATTCGTCCCTTCTCTGGTTTTGTCGTGAAATAAAAAAAGATTTTGTCGTTAGTTTATCAGGGGAATGTGCCGATGAAATATTTGGGGGCTACCCTTGGTTTCACCGTCAAGAAGATTTAGCTCGAGACGGCTTTCCGTGGATGCGATCGACGGATGAAAGGATAAAACTGTTTTCAGAGCAATGGCGAAAAAAGCTTCCTTTAAAAGAATATGGGATGGAAAAATTGAAAGAGACGTTAGCTGAAACGCCTTTATTAGATGGGGAATCGGAAGCCGAAACAGCACGGAGACAGCTTTTCTATATGAACATGATTTGGTTTATGACGACCTTGCTCGACCGAAAAGATCGAATGAGCATGGGGGCAAGCTTAGAAGTGCGCGTACCGTTCGCGGACCATCGACTAGTCGAATATGTATGGAATATCCCGTGGGAAATGAAAATGCATGGGAATCGTGAAAAAGGAATTTTACGAAAAGCACTTGAAGGTCTTTTGCCAGATGAAGTTCTTTATCGAAAGAAAAGCCCTTATCCTAAAACTCATCATCCCATTTATACGAAATATGTCCTTCAATGGCTTGAATCCATCCTAGCGAAGAAAGATTCCGTCTTACATGAATTATTCGATCGACAAGCGTTAATGAAATTAATGGAGACAGAGGGGAAAGCCTTTCAAAAGCCGTGGTTTGGGCAATTAATGACAGGCCCACAGCTACTCGCCTTTTTAGCTCAAGTACATGTTTGGTTTGAATCGTATCGAATTGATTTAGAGTAA
- a CDS encoding DUF2777 family protein: MISEEKNQLLREQKRAYIVATFHHHESDCFFSYEEEEYIDSEDISIQSIDIMINGKWRNGKWLGNRFVEIQGKEYELQEGEIVRIKKGLTFCFQQAIEELLDSSFVLFINHLNDLSFSIYDFIYGYNQRLFDQTGASVYVFDNDEKICTVQHFFERENDYKDRFEFTLSTGERSMITSFQFEE, encoded by the coding sequence ATGATTTCGGAAGAAAAAAATCAACTACTTCGTGAACAAAAACGTGCATACATCGTCGCTACCTTCCATCACCACGAGTCCGATTGCTTTTTTTCCTATGAAGAGGAAGAATACATAGATAGCGAAGACATCTCAATTCAGTCCATCGACATAATGATAAATGGCAAATGGCGAAATGGAAAATGGTTAGGAAACCGATTTGTCGAAATTCAAGGAAAAGAATACGAATTACAAGAAGGCGAAATCGTACGCATTAAAAAAGGGCTAACCTTTTGCTTTCAACAGGCGATTGAAGAGTTGCTTGACTCAAGCTTCGTCTTATTTATTAACCACTTAAATGATCTATCGTTTTCCATTTACGACTTCATATATGGCTACAACCAACGTCTATTCGACCAAACGGGCGCATCCGTTTATGTGTTTGATAACGATGAAAAAATTTGTACCGTCCAACACTTTTTCGAACGAGAAAACGATTATAAAGATCGATTTGAATTCACCTTAAGCACTGGTGAGCGAAGCATGATTACAAGCTTCCAATTCGAAGAATAG
- a CDS encoding helix-turn-helix transcriptional regulator, with translation MLVNKVKVARIQMNLTQQQLADQVGVTRQTISLIEKGTYNPTLKLCLEICYAVNKTLDEVFWVEKESE, from the coding sequence TTGTTGGTAAATAAAGTTAAAGTTGCCCGTATTCAAATGAATTTAACCCAACAACAGTTAGCGGATCAAGTAGGTGTTACACGGCAAACGATCAGCTTGATTGAGAAGGGGACGTACAACCCGACGTTAAAGTTATGTTTAGAAATTTGCTATGCTGTTAACAAAACGTTAGATGAAGTGTTTTGGGTGGAGAAGGAGAGTGAATGA
- a CDS encoding YisL family protein produces the protein MTHMHITSWVILLILFFIAYAKNSKGIHMAVRFFYLVVIATGAELIFRFNVFQMEKFVGEYIGKIVLAIVLIGLMEMMLIRKRKGTLSKGIVIGFWIVLVLVILLGFRLPLSV, from the coding sequence ATGACCCATATGCACATTACGTCTTGGGTGATTTTATTAATTTTGTTCTTCATCGCCTATGCAAAAAATTCAAAAGGAATACATATGGCTGTGCGCTTCTTTTACTTAGTTGTAATTGCGACAGGTGCTGAACTTATTTTCCGTTTTAATGTATTCCAAATGGAGAAATTTGTCGGTGAATACATTGGGAAAATTGTATTAGCTATCGTATTAATTGGATTAATGGAAATGATGTTAATTCGAAAGCGAAAAGGAACGTTATCAAAAGGCATTGTTATCGGTTTTTGGATTGTTTTAGTATTAGTTATTTTACTAGGATTCCGTCTACCGCTATCTGTGTAA
- a CDS encoding fumarylacetoacetate hydrolase family protein — MKFVTAQLHGRTFLGLLFEEGLVIDIQKAEKKLYEEEFTPVSLLECLALGDKFVQHIETLAELVKKESERESYVYSYEDIQLLAPIPRPMKNIFCVGKNYREHAIEMGSENDIPTDVMLFSKTPTTVIAHQDEIDPHLDLTNELDYEGELAVIIGKEGKRILPNEAMDYVFGYTIVNDITARDLQKKHKQFLLGKSLDTSCPMGPIVVHKSALPRPHQLTIETKVNGEVRQKANTEDMIFSIPEIISVISKGTTLEPGDIIATGTPAGVGKGFNPPRFLKPGDVIDVTIEGIGTLSNKVRL, encoded by the coding sequence ATGAAATTTGTTACAGCACAACTACACGGCCGAACTTTTTTAGGACTTTTATTTGAAGAGGGGCTTGTAATTGATATACAAAAGGCGGAGAAAAAATTATATGAAGAGGAATTCACACCTGTATCTTTGTTAGAATGTTTAGCGTTAGGTGACAAATTTGTTCAACATATTGAAACGTTAGCAGAACTGGTGAAAAAAGAATCGGAACGAGAATCCTATGTTTATTCTTACGAAGATATTCAACTTCTTGCACCGATCCCTCGACCGATGAAAAATATATTTTGTGTGGGGAAAAATTATCGTGAACATGCGATTGAAATGGGGTCCGAGAATGATATCCCGACGGATGTAATGCTTTTTTCGAAAACGCCGACTACTGTGATTGCACATCAAGATGAAATTGACCCACATTTAGATTTAACAAACGAATTGGATTACGAAGGGGAGCTTGCCGTCATCATTGGAAAAGAAGGGAAACGAATACTACCGAATGAAGCGATGGACTACGTTTTTGGCTATACCATCGTGAACGATATTACCGCTCGTGACTTACAAAAGAAGCACAAACAATTTTTGCTTGGAAAGAGTTTAGATACGTCATGTCCAATGGGGCCAATTGTCGTCCATAAATCGGCTTTGCCACGACCTCACCAGCTGACAATTGAAACGAAGGTTAATGGAGAAGTGCGTCAAAAGGCGAACACCGAAGACATGATATTCTCGATTCCAGAAATCATCTCTGTCATTTCGAAAGGAACAACCCTTGAACCGGGGGACATCATCGCAACGGGAACACCAGCCGGCGTAGGAAAAGGCTTCAATCCACCTCGATTTTTAAAGCCAGGTGACGTGATTGACGTAACCATTGAGGGAATCGGCACCTTATCTAATAAAGTGAGGCTATAG
- a CDS encoding TatD family hydrolase, giving the protein MIDSHIHLHQYDVDELETSVPTWKEAGIEKVVAVSMNWQSSIQTLTLHERFPDFVLPAIGYHPEQSLPTEEELDKLTTLIKENAQKVVAIGEVGLPYYEKSSNKQYEDLLEYFVKLSVHLDLPIVLHAVHDTAERALYLLKKHEVKKAHFHWLKAPEEVVKEIVEAGYYISVTPEVCYRKRDERLVEIVPLEQLLVETDGPWSYDGPFQNVETTPLLIEEICKVLANKKGKEVEEIMIQTSQNAKKLFQYGGKS; this is encoded by the coding sequence ATGATAGATTCTCATATTCATCTACATCAATATGATGTAGACGAGTTAGAAACGAGTGTGCCAACGTGGAAGGAAGCGGGAATTGAGAAAGTAGTAGCCGTATCGATGAACTGGCAATCCTCGATTCAAACATTAACATTACACGAGCGCTTTCCAGATTTCGTTTTACCGGCCATTGGGTACCATCCTGAGCAGTCTCTTCCGACAGAAGAAGAGCTGGACAAGTTAACGACATTAATTAAAGAGAACGCACAAAAAGTCGTTGCGATTGGTGAAGTGGGGCTCCCTTATTACGAGAAAAGTTCTAATAAACAGTATGAGGATTTGCTTGAGTACTTTGTGAAGCTTAGCGTTCATCTCGATTTGCCCATTGTTTTACATGCTGTACACGATACGGCCGAGCGAGCTCTTTATCTATTGAAGAAACACGAAGTGAAAAAAGCCCATTTTCATTGGTTGAAAGCACCAGAAGAAGTTGTAAAAGAGATCGTGGAAGCAGGCTATTATATTTCTGTTACCCCTGAGGTATGCTATCGAAAGCGGGACGAGCGACTAGTAGAAATCGTGCCCCTCGAGCAGCTTCTCGTGGAAACTGACGGACCATGGTCCTACGACGGACCGTTTCAAAATGTCGAAACTACTCCATTACTCATAGAGGAAATCTGTAAAGTTTTGGCGAATAAGAAAGGAAAAGAAGTAGAAGAAATCATGATTCAAACATCGCAAAATGCAAAGAAACTTTTTCAATATGGGGGTAAATCATGA